Below is a genomic region from Persicimonas caeni.
CTCGGTGTCGTCCTCGGCGTCGGTGACGTCGTCGCCGGTGTCTGAGGCGTCGACGCCGACGTCGGCTCCACCCGAGTCAGGCGCGACGTCGGCCAGGCTGTTGTTGGTGGTGTTATTGGCGCCGCCGGTCTCGTCGTCGCTGCACGCCGAGGTGGCCACCGAGAGGGACAACAAGAAGATCGAAAGGAGCTTGGCCGTCTGCCGCATGATCCGTACCGCCTGGGGTGAATCGCCATTCATTTTGTGAAGAACGACTCGGATTGTGGCAGATCGCCACACGCGCTGCAAGCAAACGGGGGCGCCGCTGGATGCGACGCCCCCGTTGCGGAGAGGCGGGTCAGGAGCTGGGGAGGGAGGGCCTACTTGGTCTCGACGTCTTCGGTCTCGACCTTTGCCTCCTCCTCGCCCTCCAGAATGGTGAACGTCACGCGGCGGTTCTTCTCGCGGCCTTCGGCCGTGCCGTTGTCCGCGATCGGCTTCGTCTCACCGTAGCCCTTGGCCTCGAGGCGCGAGGCGTCGATGCCTTTTTCGACCAGGTAGCCCACCACAGCGTCGGCGCGCTTCTGCGACAACTCGAGGTTATGCGCGTCGCTGCCCTTGCTGTCGGTGTGACCCTCGACGCGCACCTTGGCGATCTCGGGATGGGTGCGAAGCACCGTCACGATCTCGTCGAGGATGCGGTGGCTTCGCTCACGGATGGTGGCGCGGTTGGTGTCGAAGTAGATCTTCTCCATGATGTTGATCTTCTCTTCGGTCACCTTGACCTTCGACTCGCCCTCGTCGGGGCAGCCGTCCTCATCCTCGAAGCCGTTGACCACCTCGGCCTGGTTGGGGCACTGGTCGTCGGCGTCGGCGATGCGGTCGCCGTCGTTGTCGTTGTCGGGGCAGCCGTCGGCGTCTTCGAATTCGTCGACGTCTTCGGCTTCATTGGGACACTGGTCGTCGGCGTCGGCGAGCTTGTCGCCGTCGTTGTCGACGTCGGGGCAGCCGTCTTCGTCTTCGAATTCGTCGACGTCCTCGGCCTTGTTCGGGCACTGGTCGTCGGCGTTGGCGATGCCGTCTTCGTCACGGTCGGCGCCGGCGTCGGGGCAGCCATCCTTGTCGTCGATGTCGTTGTAGTCCTCGGCCTTGTTCGGGCACTGGTCATCGACGTCATCGATGCGGTCGCCGTCGTTGTCGCGGTCGGGGCAGCCGTCGGCATCTTGGAATCCGTCGATGTCTTCGGCGATATCCGAGCACTGATCGTCGGCGTCCTCGATGCCGTCGCTGTCGGCGTCACGATTGACGGGACGCCACCCGATGGCGGTGAACAACCGGTAGGCCGGCGAGCCGACCCCGGCGCTCAGGCCGGTGCCCGCGCCGAGCGAGACCGCCAGGTCCTGGGGCAGGGCGTAGGAGACGCCGGCGAGCAACTCGGCGGAGTTGGCGTTCTCGTTGTCGGTGCTGTCGCCGGCGTCGAAGGGGTTGCGCGCGTCGGCCAGGTTGATGTTGCCGAAGGCGCTGGCGCGCGCCTTCAGCCCGTCGAGGAAGGCCGGGCCTTCGATGCCCACGCCCCAGCGCACGATGTCGCCGGCGGCGTAGCTGCCCGTGTAGGCCTCTTCGCGCGCCTGCCAGCCCACGTTGGCGCTGACGAGCATCCCCATGGCGTGCTTCCAGTCGACCACGAGGCGCGGCTCGACGCGAAACTCGCCGTCGGAGTTGAAGCTGTCGGTGTCGCCCACGGGCAGGTAGACCGACGCCATCAGCGCCGCGCCGAACCCGTAGAAGCGTTTCGGAAAACGCAGCTTGGGCACCACGCGCATATCGGCGAGCGCGAAGCTGTCGACCCCGCTCAGCCCGTATTGGGCGACGTTGTCGTCGCTCTGGTAGGCGACCATCGGCACGACCAGGCCGATTTCACCCAGGTCGTACAGGCCGATGGCGCCGCTCAATTCGGCTTTGAGCTGCGAGTCGAGCAGCTTGGCGCGGGTCGTGCCCGACTCGGTGTCGAGCCGGATGGGGTCGTCGACGAAGTGCAGGAAGAATCCTGCCGACGGGCGCAGGTGACCGAGCACGTCGCTGGTGGCGACGTTGTAGATGCTGTGGGCCTGCACGGGCAGCGGCTCGAAGTGCTCGACCTGGTAGTCCGTGTCGAGGTTCGCGCCCATCTGCGCCTGGGCCGGGGCCACGTCGACCACCATCAGGGCCGCGCCGGCGCCCAACAGGACGCCGAGCTTCGAGCCGAGCTTACGGCCGCGGCGCCACAGCGCGCTCAGGCCGAAGAGCATCAGCAGGGCCAGTCCCATCGGCGCCGGGCCCGAAGGCGAGGCGCTCGAGCAGGCGAGGCTTCCGCCGCGCAGGGTGGTCTGCTCGTCGTCGATGTCGGACAGCGGGTCGGAGCGGCGGTCGATCTCCTCGCCGTCGGGCACGCCGCCGCCGTCGGTGTCGGCCACGGTCGGGTCGGTCTCGTGCTCGTTGACCTCGTCGGTGTCGATGAGGCCGTCACCGTCGGTGTCCGGGTTCTGCGGATCGGTGCCAAGCTCGTCCTCGTCGGCGTCGGTCAGCCCGTCGTTGTCGCTATCCTCGTCGATGTAGTCGGGCGTGCCGTCACCGTCGGTGTCGTTGCTGCCCTCGTTCTCGTCGTCGATGCCGTCGTTGTCGCTGTCGGAGTCGACGTAGTCGCTCTGTCCGTCGCCGTCGGTATCGACGGTGCCTTCGTCGGCGTCGATGACACCGTCGTTGTCACTGTCGACGTCTTGGAAGTCGCGGGTGCCGTCACCGTCGGTGTCGACGGTGCCCTCGGTCGAGTCGTCGATGCCGTCGTTGTCCGAGTCGTCGTCGAGGTAATCGGCGGTGCCGTCGCCGTCGGTGTCGACGTCGCCTTCGTCGGCGTCGCTGAGTCCGTCGCCGTCCGAGTCGTCGTCGAGGTAGTCGGGCGTGCCGTCACCATCGGTGTCGACGTCGCCTTCGGTCTCATCCGAGATGCCGTCGCCGTCGCTGTCGTCGTCGAGGTAGTCGGGCGTGCCGTCACCGTCGGTGTCGACGTCGCCTTCGGTCTCGTCCGAGATACCGTCATTGTCGGAATCGCTATCGACGTAATCGGCCTCGCCGTCGCCATCAGAGTCGACGTCACCCTCGTCGGCGTCGGTCAAGCCGTCGTCGTCCGAGTCGGTGTCGAGGTAGTCGGGCGTGCCGTCACCGTCGGTGTCGACGTCGCCTTCGGTCTCGTCGGAGATGCCGTCGTCGTCGGAGTCGGCGTCGATATAGTCGGCGGTGCCGTCACCATCGGAGTCGACGTCGCCTTCGACCGCATCCGAGATGCCGTCGTTGTCCGAGTCGTCGTCCAGATAGTCGGGCGTGCCGTCGCCGTCGGTGTCGACGTTGCCCTCGACCGAGTCGAGGATGCCGTCATCGTCCGAGTCGGGATCCCGGTAGTCGGGGATGCCGTCGCCGTCGGTATCGTCGCTCTCCTCGTCGGCGTCGGGCGTGCCGTCGCCGTCGGAGTCGGTGTCCAGATAGTCGGGCGTGCCGTCACCGTCGGTGTCGACGGTTCCCTCGCTGGAGTCGGGCAGCGTGTCGCCGTCGGAGTCGGTGTCGAGGTAGTCGGGCGTGCCGTCACCGTCGGTGTCGACGTCGCCTTCGACCGCATCCGAGATGCCGTCGTCGTCGCTGTCGGTATCCAGGTAGTCGGGCGTGCCGTCCGAGTCGCTGTCGACGTCACCTTCGGTCGCGTCGCTCAAACCATCGTCGTCCGAATCGGTGTCGACGTAGTCGGCCGCGCCGTCGCCATCGCTGTCGACGTCGCCTTCGTCGGCGTCGCTGAGTCCGTCGTCGTCGCTGTCGGTGTCGAGGTAATCGGGCGTGCCGTCACCATCGGTGTCGACGTCGCCTTCGACCGCATCCGAGATGCCGTCGCCGTCGGAGTCGGTGTCGAGGTAGTCGGGCGTGCCGTCACCATCGGAGTCGACCGAACCTTCGACCGCATCCGAGATGCCGTCGCCGTCCGAGTCGGCGTCGAGGTAGTCGGGCGTACCGTCGCCATCGGAGTCGACCGAACCTTCGACCGCATCCGAGATGCCGTCGTCGTCGCTGTCGGCGTCGAGGTAGTCGGGCGTGCCGTCACCGTCCGAGTCGACGTTGCCTTCCGTCGCATCGTCGATGCCGTCGCCGTCCGAGTCGGCGTCCAGGTAGTCGGGCGTGCCGTCACCATCGGAGTCGACCGAACCTTCGACCGCGTCGTCGATGCCGTCATTGTCGCTGTCGGTGTCCAAGTAGTCCGGTGTGCCGTCCGAGTCGGAGTCGCTCGTGCCTTCATCGGCGTCGGCCAGGCCGTCATTGTCGCTGTCGGCGTCGAGGTAGTCGGGGGTGCCGTCACCATCCGAGTCGACCGAACCTTCGACCGCGTCGTCGATGCCGTCGTCGTCCGAGTCGGTGTCGAGGTAGTCGGGCGTGCCGTCCGAGTCGCTGTCGACGTTGCCTTCGACCGCGTCGTCGATGCCGTCGTCGTCGCTGTCGGTATCTAAGTAGTCGGGAGTCGAATCGCCATCGGAGTCGACGTTGCCTTCGGTCGCATCGTCGATGCCGTCGTCGTCCGAGTCCGTGTCGAGATAATCTGGCGTCGAGTCGCCGTCGGAGTCGACGTTGCCTTCGACCGAATCGTCGATGCCGTCGTCGTCCGAGTCGGCGTCGAGGTAGTCGGGCGTCGAGTCTCCATCGGAGTCGACGTTGCCTTCGACCGAGTCGTCGATGCCGTCGCCGTCGCTGTCGGTGTCGAGGTAGTCGGGCGTCGAGTCGCCATCGGAGTCGACGTTGCCTTCGACCGAATCGTCAATGCCGTCGTTGTCCGAGTCGGCGTCGAGGTAGTCGGGGGTGGAGTCGCCGTCGGAGTCGACGTTGCCTTCGACCGAATCGTCGATGCCGTCGTTGTCCGAGTCGGCGTCGAGGTAGTCGGGGGTGGAGTCGCCGTCGCTGTCGACGTTGCCTTCGACCGCATCGTCGATGCCGTCGCCGTCCGAATCCGAATCCAGGTAGTCGGGCGTCGAATCACCGTCCGAATCGCCGTTGCCTTCGATCGCATCCGAGATGCCGTCGTTGTCCGAATCGGCGTCGAGGTAATCGGGGGTCGAATCGCCGTCGCTGTCGACAGTGCCCTCGATGAAGTCGAGCAGGCCGTCGTCGTCGCTGTCGTCGTCCAGGTAGTCGGGCGTGCCGTCGCCGTCGGTGTCGACGTCGCCTTCGACCGCATCGTCGATGCCGTCGTCGTCGCTGTCGGTGTCGACGTAATCGGCGCTGCCGTCGCCGTCGCTGTCGAAGCTCCCCTCGACCGCGTCGCTCAGGCCGTCATTGTCCGAGTCGCTGTCCAGGTAGTCGGGCGTCGTGTCCAGGTCGGTGTCGCCCGCGCCCTCGACCGAGTCGTCGATGCCGTCGTTGTCCGAATCGGTATCGAGGTAGTCGGGGGTCGAGTCGCCATCGGAGTCGACGGTGCCCTCGACCGAATCGGGCAGCGTGTCGCCGTCCGAGTCGGTGTCCAGATAGTTCGGTGCATTGTCGCCGTCGGTGTCGACGTCGCCTTCGATGGCGTCCGAGATCCCGTCGTCGTCCGAGTCGGTGTCCAGGTAGTCGGGCGTGCCGTCGCCGTCGAAGTCGACGTCGCCTTCGTCCACATCACCCAGGCCGTCGCCGTCGCTGTCGAAATCTCGCCAGTTGCCCGTCCCGTCGTTGTCCGGGTCGGCGGTGCCTTCGTCGGCGTCGAGGATGCCGTCGTTGTCCGAGTCGGTGTCCAGGTAGTCGGGGATGGAGTCGAGGTCGGTGTCGCCCGAGCCTTCGATGGCGTCCGAGATGCCGTCGTTATCCGAGTCGGCGTCGACGTAGTCGGCCGCGCCGTCGCCGTCGCTGTCGGTCGTGCCCTCGTTTTCGTCGGGCAGCGTGTCGTCATCGCTGTCCAGGTCGAGGTAGTCGGGCGTCGAGTCACCGTCGGTGTCGACATTGCCCTCGGTCGCGTCCGGGATGCCGTCGCCGTCCGAGTCGGTGTCCAGGTAGTCGTAGGTCAGGTCGCCGTCGGAGTCGACGCGGCCTTCGGTCGCATCCGGGATGCCGTCGCCGTCGGCGTCGGTGTCTCGCCAGTTGCCCACCGAGTCGTTGTCCGAATCGTTCGAGCCTTCGTCGGCGTCGAGGATGCCGTCGCCGTCGGTGTCCGTGTCGCGCGCGTCGACGATGCCGTCCGAGTCGGTGTCGACCCAGCTGCCGCCGTCGGCCTCGACGAAGTCACTGATGCCGTCGCCGTCGGTGTCCGGGTTGTTCGGGTCGCTGTCGGTGGTGCATCGCTCGGCCAGGTCGCTCAGCCCGTCGCCGTCGGAGTCGACGCTGCTGTCGCCGGTCTCCACCGAGATGGACGCGCTCGAGACCGACTCCACAAACGCGTAGGTGTCCAGCAGGGCGTTGTCGCCGCGGCCGGCACCCGAGAAGTCGCCCCAGGCGCGCGCGTTTCCGTTGGTCGTCTCCGTATGCGGCACCGCCGCGTCGGCGTAGGGGCCCGAGATGACCCCGTTGGGGCCCGCCGAGTAGGCGCCGATCTCGCCGTTGGGAAGCGCCACGGCGCTGGCCTGCAGCAACTCGTCGTTCCAGAACATCGTCAGCGGCGAGCGATTCAGCAAGCTGTCGAGCACGTACATGCGCATGCCCTCGTAGCTCGTCTCGATGTCGCGGCCCACGTAGTGGAACTCGCCGACGCCGATGCGGATGATGCAGTCGTAGGTGCCGTAGGGCACCGGGTTGCTCTCGTTGTCGGTGCCGTCCCAGGTCAGGGTGTTGGTCCCCGGCTGGACGGTGCCGGCCACGGTCACGTCGACGTTCGACGAGGGGTCGAAGGTCCCGTCGGCGTTGATGTCGCAGATCATCTGCACGCCGCCCTCGACGTTGGTGTCGAAGGTGAACGTCCCCTCGGTCACCCCCGGATCGATGGCGTTGCACTGCGCCTGGCTGCCCGCGGTCGTGCCCGAAAACGACACGTTCGACACCGTCGGGGTCAGGGTGGCGTAGTCGGACACCGCCGGCGGGTTCAGGTACAGCGGGTACTCGGGAGTCACGCTGTTATTGCTCGACGGCACGCTGATGCCCGACTGGTCGCCGTCGACGCCGCTCGAGTTGGCCGTGATGTCGTAGACATAGCCGGCCAGGCCGTCGAGTTTGAGCTCGACCACCGCGGTCTTGCCGGGCTCGCCGCCCGGAACGATCGCATAGAAGCTCGCGTTGGTCGCCGCCGACGCCGAAAAGCTACCCGCGTCGAAGTTCCACCGGCTGGTGAACAGACGGCCCAGGTAGGTCGTCGTGCCGTCGGTCACGCCGATATCCCAGCTGCCGGTCTGCTGTTGAGACAGCGTCAACGAGTAGACGCCGGCCGGGTGCCCGCTCAACGCGAGGCTTCCCCCGCTCGAAATCGTGCCCACGGTCGTGCCGTTGGGGTCGGTCACCGTCAACGTTCCCGAGCCCGACCAGGTCACCGATTCCGTCGTCGGATCGACGATGTCGAGCTGCAGCAACGTCGACCGCAGATTTTGCGAGCTGCCCAGCTCGGCCGAGCCTTCGGCGAACGCCGGCGAGGCGGGCAGCGTCAGGCACACGCCCGCCGCTAGCATTGCCCCGTAGGCCAGGGGGTGTTTCCAATTTCGGTACTGCATCGTTTGGCTTCTCCCAAATGAAGGGGGTACAAAAAAGTGGCGTGTCACTACCAAGCAAACGACGTGCCGTAAATAGTTTTGTTTTTGATATGATTTTTTCGCTTTAGGCGGGTTGGTTGCGAAAAATATGCGTTCCCCGAGCGCTGCAGATAGATCTTGCGCCGGCCGCGACGGTCGGCGCGCTGACAAAAGTCTCACCGGACCACAGAAGTGGGCGGTTTTTGACGGAGGAGAAGGGCGCGTAGCGAGGCAGTTTTTGCCCGCGCAGCCTTCAGGTAGGTAAGATTTTCCGAGATCGGCAAGACGACCGCCACGCGCAAACGCGGCAGTTCGTCCGCCCTTCAATATTAACTCCTTCAATAGCCGGCGCTGCTATCCTGCAGGGCGTTCCAACTCACCCGAGCCGACTCGTCCCTCGGAGCGAGAGGTTTTGTTTGGTGCCCTCGTAAGAGCTGGAGGTGAGATGCCGAGTGACGCCCGCATGGCCCACAAAAAATAGAACGCAGCGCCGCGAGCGAGGTTCGGCGGACTCGACAAACGGCCCTGAGGTGCGTTCGAAACGTCCGATGAACGGATCACCGTTCGATTCGACCCTCGAAATTTCGTCCACTGGACGTCTCGGCCGAGCCTCGCCCCTCGGTTTTTGGTCCATCGGACGTCACGCGCGTCTTCGAACCCTCGGCATTTTCGTCCATCGAACGTCGGGCGTCTGCTTTCGCACGGAATTTTTGGTCCCGTGGACGTCGAAAGTCGGATTTAGGGCCCACGATTTTGGTCCATCGGACGTTTCGAACGCACCTCAGGCCGAGGTTTTGGTCCGTTGGACGTTTTTTTGAGGGTGGAGGCTCCCTTTTTGGTCCATCGGACGCCACGACGAGGGTCGAGGCTCGTCGTGGCGGACGCCCTGCAGGGTCTCACGGCTGCTATTGAGGTGAGATTATCATTGAAGGGCGGACGATTTGCGGCGTTTGCGCGTGGCGACGCTCTCGGGCCATAGCCACGTGGCTAATCGGCAAGACGACCGCCACGCGCAAACGCGGCAGCCCGTCCGCCCTTCAATCCTAACTCCTTCAATAGCCGGCGCTTCTATCCTGCAGGGCGTTCCAACTCACCCAATAGACAACTCGACGCTGCCCAGCTCATCGACGTCGACCTGGACGTGGTCGCCCGAGTCGACGTGGATGGCGGCGGTGGCGCCGCCGGCCATGACGATCTGGCCCGCTTTCAACGACTCGCCGCGCTCGGCGAGCATGTTGGCGAGCTCGGCCAGCGAGTTGGCCGGGTGCTCGTAGATCGCCGCGCTGCTGCCCGTTTTGACGACCTCGCCGTTGTGGCTCATCACCATGCCCAGGTTGCCCAGCTCGTCGAGGGCGTCGGGCGCCACGCGCTCGGTGCCCAGCACGATCTTCGACGACGAGGCGTTGTCGGCGACCACGTCGATGATGGTGAACTTGAAGTCGCGAAAGCGGCTGTCGATGACCTCGAGCGCCGCGCACACGCTCTCGACGGCGTCGAGCGCCTCGGCCGGGGTGGTCGGGCCCTCGAGATCTTTGCCCAGGATGAAGGCGACCTCGGGCTCGACGCGCGGGTGGATGAACAGGTCGCGGTCGAGCTCGGCGCCGCTCCCCTCGACCATCGTGTCGGTCAGGTGGCCATAGATGGGGTTATGCACCCCCACCTGCTCCATCTTCGCCTTGCTCGTCAGGCCCATCTTCATGCCCACGAGCTGCTCGCCGCGCTCCAGACGCCGCGCGATGGAGGCGCGCTGGATGTCGTAGGCCTCCTCGAGGGTCATCTCGGGCGCCTCGGCGGTGAGCATCGTGATGGGGGTGACGGCGACAGCGGCGCTGTCGACGATGTCGGCGAAGTAGTTGATTTGGTCTTTTTTCATATCAGCTTCTTCCTTCGTTTGTTTTTGTTTGTTCGGTTTGGGTTGTTGTGGCGGCCCCTCCGCCTCGCGCGTCGCCTGCGGCTTGCGCTCGGCACCTCCCCCAGCGCTTTTAAGCGCGCTGGGGAGGAGCCTCTTCGCGATCGAGCAGTGATTGTCACGCGAACCGGGAGGGTTGCCATCTCGCGACGAGTACTCACGCGAACCCGAGTCGTTGCTCTTCGCAAGGGGCTCCTCCCCGCGGCCTTCGCCGGGGGGAGGTGCCGAGCGCCAGCCGCCGCAGGCGGCGACGCGCGAGGCGGAGGGGCCCCGCAAGAAGCAGAGGCACTGCTTACTCGTCACCCTCCGCAAGATCCAACGCCACATCCACAATCATATCCTCCTGCCCCCCGATCATCTTCCTCTTGCCCAACTCCACCAAAATATCCCGCGAGTCGACCCCGTACAGCTCTTCAGCCTTCTCGGTGTGCAGCAAAAAGGACGAGTAGACCCCGGCGTACCCGAGCATCAGGGCGTTGCCGTCGGTCTGGACGGGGCGGGTTTGCAGGGGGCGTACCAGCTTGTCGGCGGCGTCGATGAGCGGGTACAGGTCGCAGCCGTGGTCGACGCCCATGCGGTCGAGCACGGCGACGAGCGCCTCCAGCGGGCAGTTGCCCGCGCCTGCGCCCATGCCGGCCAGCGAGGCGTCGGCGCGGTCGGCGCCGGCTTCGATGGCGATGACCGTGTTGGCCACGCCCAGGCTCAGGTTGTTG
It encodes:
- a CDS encoding OmpA family protein, encoding MQYRNWKHPLAYGAMLAAGVCLTLPASPAFAEGSAELGSSQNLRSTLLQLDIVDPTTESVTWSGSGTLTVTDPNGTTVGTISSGGSLALSGHPAGVYSLTLSQQQTGSWDIGVTDGTTTYLGRLFTSRWNFDAGSFSASAATNASFYAIVPGGEPGKTAVVELKLDGLAGYVYDITANSSGVDGDQSGISVPSSNNSVTPEYPLYLNPPAVSDYATLTPTVSNVSFSGTTAGSQAQCNAIDPGVTEGTFTFDTNVEGGVQMICDINADGTFDPSSNVDVTVAGTVQPGTNTLTWDGTDNESNPVPYGTYDCIIRIGVGEFHYVGRDIETSYEGMRMYVLDSLLNRSPLTMFWNDELLQASAVALPNGEIGAYSAGPNGVISGPYADAAVPHTETTNGNARAWGDFSGAGRGDNALLDTYAFVESVSSASISVETGDSSVDSDGDGLSDLAERCTTDSDPNNPDTDGDGISDFVEADGGSWVDTDSDGIVDARDTDTDGDGILDADEGSNDSDNDSVGNWRDTDADGDGIPDATEGRVDSDGDLTYDYLDTDSDGDGIPDATEGNVDTDGDSTPDYLDLDSDDDTLPDENEGTTDSDGDGAADYVDADSDNDGISDAIEGSGDTDLDSIPDYLDTDSDNDGILDADEGTADPDNDGTGNWRDFDSDGDGLGDVDEGDVDFDGDGTPDYLDTDSDDDGISDAIEGDVDTDGDNAPNYLDTDSDGDTLPDSVEGTVDSDGDSTPDYLDTDSDNDGIDDSVEGAGDTDLDTTPDYLDSDSDNDGLSDAVEGSFDSDGDGSADYVDTDSDDDGIDDAVEGDVDTDGDGTPDYLDDDSDDDGLLDFIEGTVDSDGDSTPDYLDADSDNDGISDAIEGNGDSDGDSTPDYLDSDSDGDGIDDAVEGNVDSDGDSTPDYLDADSDNDGIDDSVEGNVDSDGDSTPDYLDADSDNDGIDDSVEGNVDSDGDSTPDYLDTDSDGDGIDDSVEGNVDSDGDSTPDYLDADSDDDGIDDSVEGNVDSDGDSTPDYLDTDSDDDGIDDATEGNVDSDGDSTPDYLDTDSDDDGIDDAVEGNVDSDSDGTPDYLDTDSDDDGIDDAVEGSVDSDGDGTPDYLDADSDNDGLADADEGTSDSDSDGTPDYLDTDSDNDGIDDAVEGSVDSDGDGTPDYLDADSDGDGIDDATEGNVDSDGDGTPDYLDADSDDDGISDAVEGSVDSDGDGTPDYLDADSDGDGISDAVEGSVDSDGDGTPDYLDTDSDGDGISDAVEGDVDTDGDGTPDYLDTDSDDDGLSDADEGDVDSDGDGAADYVDTDSDDDGLSDATEGDVDSDSDGTPDYLDTDSDDDGISDAVEGDVDTDGDGTPDYLDTDSDGDTLPDSSEGTVDTDGDGTPDYLDTDSDGDGTPDADEESDDTDGDGIPDYRDPDSDDDGILDSVEGNVDTDGDGTPDYLDDDSDNDGISDAVEGDVDSDGDGTADYIDADSDDDGISDETEGDVDTDGDGTPDYLDTDSDDDGLTDADEGDVDSDGDGEADYVDSDSDNDGISDETEGDVDTDGDGTPDYLDDDSDGDGISDETEGDVDTDGDGTPDYLDDDSDGDGLSDADEGDVDTDGDGTADYLDDDSDNDGIDDSTEGTVDTDGDGTRDFQDVDSDNDGVIDADEGTVDTDGDGQSDYVDSDSDNDGIDDENEGSNDTDGDGTPDYIDEDSDNDGLTDADEDELGTDPQNPDTDGDGLIDTDEVNEHETDPTVADTDGGGVPDGEEIDRRSDPLSDIDDEQTTLRGGSLACSSASPSGPAPMGLALLMLFGLSALWRRGRKLGSKLGVLLGAGAALMVVDVAPAQAQMGANLDTDYQVEHFEPLPVQAHSIYNVATSDVLGHLRPSAGFFLHFVDDPIRLDTESGTTRAKLLDSQLKAELSGAIGLYDLGEIGLVVPMVAYQSDDNVAQYGLSGVDSFALADMRVVPKLRFPKRFYGFGAALMASVYLPVGDTDSFNSDGEFRVEPRLVVDWKHAMGMLVSANVGWQAREEAYTGSYAAGDIVRWGVGIEGPAFLDGLKARASAFGNINLADARNPFDAGDSTDNENANSAELLAGVSYALPQDLAVSLGAGTGLSAGVGSPAYRLFTAIGWRPVNRDADSDGIEDADDQCSDIAEDIDGFQDADGCPDRDNDGDRIDDVDDQCPNKAEDYNDIDDKDGCPDAGADRDEDGIANADDQCPNKAEDVDEFEDEDGCPDVDNDGDKLADADDQCPNEAEDVDEFEDADGCPDNDNDGDRIADADDQCPNQAEVVNGFEDEDGCPDEGESKVKVTEEKINIMEKIYFDTNRATIRERSHRILDEIVTVLRTHPEIAKVRVEGHTDSKGSDAHNLELSQKRADAVVGYLVEKGIDASRLEAKGYGETKPIADNGTAEGREKNRRVTFTILEGEEEAKVETEDVETK
- a CDS encoding 2-keto-4-pentenoate hydratase, with amino-acid sequence MKKDQINYFADIVDSAAVAVTPITMLTAEAPEMTLEEAYDIQRASIARRLERGEQLVGMKMGLTSKAKMEQVGVHNPIYGHLTDTMVEGSGAELDRDLFIHPRVEPEVAFILGKDLEGPTTPAEALDAVESVCAALEVIDSRFRDFKFTIIDVVADNASSSKIVLGTERVAPDALDELGNLGMVMSHNGEVVKTGSSAAIYEHPANSLAELANMLAERGESLKAGQIVMAGGATAAIHVDSGDHVQVDVDELGSVELSIG